A region of Homo sapiens chromosome 17, GRCh38.p14 Primary Assembly DNA encodes the following proteins:
- the DHRS7B gene encoding dehydrogenase/reductase SDR family member 7B isoform X5 → MLVLGAGPCTESPLGVCEACGQKSICGPHCNSLGAAPPRNVRPLSVCSEEDKNWKSLPKVKAMDFITSTAILPLLFGCLGVFGLFRLLQWVRGKAYLRNAVVVITGATSGLGKECAKVFYAAGAKLVLCGRNGGALEELIRELTASHATKVQTHKPYLVTFDLTDSGAIVAAAAEILQCFGYVDILVNNAGISYRGTIMDTTVDVDKRVMETNYFGPVALTKALLPSMIKRRQGHIVAISSIQGKMSIPFRSAYAASKHATQAFFDCLRAEMEQYEIEVTVISPGYIHTNLSVNAITADGSSYGHHHSPGPKPCGGGPGCSCCCGEEEERCDPG, encoded by the exons ATGCTGGTGCTTGGGGCAGGGCCCTGCACTGAATCCCCTTTGGGTGTCTGTGAGGCCTGTGGTCAGAAGTCCATCTGTGGCCCTCACTGTAACAGTCTAGGGGCTGCTCCACCCAGAAACGTCCGTCCTCTGAGTGTCTGCTCTGAAGAGGATAAGAATTG GAAGAGTCTGCCGAAGGTGAAGGCCATGGACTTCATCACCTCCACAGCCATCCTGCCCCTGCTGTTCGGCTGCCTGGGCGTCTTCGGCCTCTTCCGGCTGCTGCAGTGGGTGCGCGGGAAGGCCTACCTGCGGAATGCTGTGGTGGTGATCACAGGCGCCACCTCAGGGCTGGGCAAAG aATGTGCAAAAGTCTTCTATGCTGCGGGTGCTAAACTGGTGCTCTGTGGCCGGAATGGTGGGGCCCTAGAAGAGCTCATCAGAGAACTCACCGCTTCTCATGCCACCAAG GTGCAGACACACAAGCCTTACTTGGTGACCTTCGACCTCACAGACTCTGGGGCCATAGTTGCAGCAGCAGCTGAGATCCTGCAGTGCTTTGGCTATGTCGACATACTTGTCAACAATGCTGGGATCAGCTACCGTGGTACCATCATGGACACCACAGTGGATGTGGACAAGAGGGTCATGGAGACAAACTACTTTGGCCCAGTTGCTCTAACGAAAG CACTCCTGCCCTCCATGATCAAGAGGAGGCAAGGCCACATTGTCGCCATCAGCAGCATCCAGGGCAAGATGAGCATTCCTTTTCGATCAGCAT ATGCAGCCTCCAAGCACGCAACCCAGGCTTTCTTTGACTGTCTGCGTGCCGAGATGGAACAGTATGAAATTGAGGTGACCGTCATCAGCCCCGGCTACATCCACACCAACCTCTCTGTAAATGCCATCACCGCGGATGGATCTAG